DNA from Candidatus Paceibacterota bacterium:
TTATTTCAAAAGGAAAATTCACTTTCTGCATCAAAACACCTTCAATACATTTTTTTATGTAAGATCCGTGCTGATACGTAATTATATGGACCGTAACAAGCGGCTTTGGAATAGATTCAAGGACACGATTTGGCAATTCATAGGAATCTTTTACTCCTTTCTCTATTCTGCCGTTGTCAATTTTCATTTTCCTTCTTCTTTGCCACTTTCCTTAAAAACTGGAAAATATCCGGCTCCTTAACAATAATTTTAAATATGTTTTCTATAAAATCCCCTCCGGCATACCCTATCACAACGGCAAAACTTAAAGGAAGAGTTTCCATTCCAAGAAAAGATACCCCTAAATCTTTAGTAATCCAGGCACAGATAAGCCCGATTAGCCCTGAACCACTTAAAGTAATACCTAAATAAAGAGGGTTTAGCTTAACATCTTTATAGGATTGACTGTATTTTATAATTCCAACTCCCCCTCTTATTATTCCTCCTAAAAAACCCGCTAAGAAAAATAAATACATTTGTTTTTTAAAACGCCTTTTTTTCTTTTTCAAAAGGCCCTTCTTTAATTAATTTAAAAACTCCCCATAATGAGCCGATACCATACCCAAAATGGCGAATTGCAAAAACCAAAATCATTATCGAAAAATATTTCAAATCTTTTTCTCTGACCGCTATCTTAAGAGAAAAAAAAGATGAAAACAAAAGATAAGAAACAATTGTAAATTGGAATAAAAAGGTAAAAAAAACAAAATCAAGCAAATGAAAAATAAAAGAAACAGAAAGGATTAAGATGAAAATAAGAGGAATGTAATGCCTGAATTTCAAGGGAATTTTGACAAATTTCAAGGGGTAAATCGCCCAAAAACCGTCTTTAAAATTATGCTTGAAAAAATCTATTAAATTATCTTTGGGATAATAATAAGCAATTATATCGGGAGAAAGAAGAATTTTCCCTCCTGCTCTTTTTAGGCGCATATTAAATTCCATATCCTGGCTGCGGATAAGATTCTCGTTAAATAATCCTATTTTATTAAAAACCTCTTTTTTATAGCAGCCGCCAAAAACAGTATCAACAAATTTCGGCTTGGTTGCTCCTGTTCTGAAAGCGGAATTCCCCGCTCCAAAAAAAGAAGAAAGGGAAAAAGCAATAGCTTTGGCAATCAAGGTATCTTTTTTGGGAATCGTTTTTAATATTCCTCCGACATTATCAGCTTTATATTCTTCTAAATATTTAAGACACTTTAAGATATAATCTTTATCATATTTTGTATGCGAACCGGCAATAGTTATTATGTCCCCCTTTGAATTTTTAATTCCCAAATTTAAAGCAAAAGGAGTAAATTTATTTTTATTGTCAATTAACTTTATAAAAGGATATTTTTCAGAATATTCCCTTGCAATTTCTCTTGTTTTGTCAGTTGACATTCCGTCAATTACCAAAATCTCCATTTTATCTTTGGGATAATTCTGCTTTAAAAAAGAATCAAGACATTTTGAAATAAATTTCTCTTCGTTTCTGCAAGGAATTATTATTGAAACAAATGATTGGGACATTTTTAAAAAATTAAAATTTATTTAATATATTTGCAAATTTTTTAACCATTTCCAGTTCGTTGTATTTTTCAATCTTCTTTAAGTTTCCATTATAGCTTACTTTGCCATTTTTTAAATATTCAAAATAATGCAGTTTAAGGGCTTCTTTTATTTCTTCAATATCCAAAGCATCTATGCCTGCTTTTGTCTCTTCAAGCAAATCTGAAATAACATCTTTTGATCCTCCTGTAGTTAAAATAGGCCTTTTAGAGGCAAAATATTCAAATATTTTCCCCGCGCAAATTCCTTTTTCTTTAGGGTCTTCCCATTTTAACAAAAGTAAAACCTGTGATTCTTTTTGTTTCTGAACTGATGTTTCAATGTCTACAGTTCCATATTGCCTAACAATATCAGAAAGACCGTTTTCAATGATCATTTCTTCAATCCATTCTGTTTTTGGGCCGAAAAATCTTACTTTCACATTATACGGGTTAATAACTTTTTTATCAATCAAATCTCTTAACGCTAAAAACAATTTTAAAGGAGTTCTCTTTTCTTTATAAAAAGTTCCAGTATAAGTAATTGTAAATTCATTTGTCAACTTAGAGGAGTTTGAATTAAAAGTTTTAATGTCAAATCCGCTGGGAATTGCATAAATTTCTTTTTTCTTATGCAACTTAGAAAGTTTTTCTGCCAAGGGCTTTGAAACTGTGATTAAAGCATCTGCAAAAAAAAGCGTTTTTATTTCCATTCTTTTATCAGCCAATTTTCTTAATGTTCCATGGCTATAATTGCAATTCTGCGACCATAAATCGGGAAAATCGGCAATCCAAGGAACATTGTATTTTACTTTCAGCTTTTTAGCAATAAAGTGGCTACTAATAGGATAAATGCTGATTATAGCGTCTATTTTTTCTTTTTTAAAAAGTAATTTCGCTTCTCTAAAAGCAGGATATTTAAAGTATTTATTTTTATCAGGGTAAGTTACAATTTCGCTGGCATATTTTAAAATTTTTTTCTTAATATATCTAAGCACTGCTTTTAAAAAAAGATGTATCCTTTTGATTTTAGAATCTTCTTTTTTATTAAAATCAATTTTCGGACCAATAAAGCATGCTTCTTTATAATCTACTTCTATGTATCTGACTTTAAAATCCGGTTTTTGAGAAATAGACCCGGTTAAAATAACAGGACTCCACCCGAACTCTTTTAAACATTTAGCAAGAGAAGTTATCCGACGGCTTCCTTTCCTATAGGGCCAAAAATTTCCTATAATCAAAACTTTTTTCATAATTGGCCGAATTTTTTAAGAATAGCTTTTACAATTCTTTTTGACGCCTTTCCGTCCCAGTAATTTATTTTCTTCTTCTTTTTTCCGTTTCCTTTTAAAATATTACCTATTTCATAGAGAATTTTTTCTTTTTTTATCCCTACAACAGTATTGGTTCCAACTTCTTCTGTTATTGGTCTTTCAGTATTTTTTCTGAGAGTTAAACAGGGAATATTTAAAAAAGATGATTCTTCCTGCACTCCCCCGGAATCGGTCATTACAAAACTAGCAAACATAATTAAATTTAGCATTTTTAAATAACTTACGGGAGGCAAAACAATCAAATTTTCCATTTTTTCAATTTTTAAACTAGGGAAAAAGTTTTTTATTGTCTTTTTTGTTCCGGGATGAACGGGCCAAACAACTTTTATTGATTTTTGGACTTCTTCTATAATGGCTATAAATTCTTTTAATAACTTTTTATTATAAATTGCTTCAGCTCTGTGAAAAGTCAAAAGGCAGTATTCTTTTTCCTTTAAATCCAAATTTTTAACGAAATTCTCTTTTTCTATCCTTTTCTTTTGTTTTATAAGAGTATCTATTATTGTGTTTCCCACATAATAAATATTCTTTTTTAAAATCCCTTCCGAAAGAAGATTTTTAATCCCGCTTGGCTCGGTAACGAATAAAATATCGGAAACATGGTCTGTAAGGCGCCTGTTTATTTCTTCCTGCATCATTTTATCAAAAGAGCGAAGACCTGATTCTATGTGAGCAATGGGAATATGTAATTTTACGGCCGCAAGAGCCCCTGATAATGTTGAATTCACATCACCAATTACAACAACCAAGTTTGGCTTTTCTTTAAGAATAATCGGCTCCAACCTTCTCATCATAGTTGCCGTTTGTAAAACGTTGCTTTTTGAGCCTACTTTTAAATTATAGTCAGGCAAGGGAATCT
Protein-coding regions in this window:
- a CDS encoding glycosyltransferase, which translates into the protein MKKVLIIGNFWPYRKGSRRITSLAKCLKEFGWSPVILTGSISQKPDFKVRYIEVDYKEACFIGPKIDFNKKEDSKIKRIHLFLKAVLRYIKKKILKYASEIVTYPDKNKYFKYPAFREAKLLFKKEKIDAIISIYPISSHFIAKKLKVKYNVPWIADFPDLWSQNCNYSHGTLRKLADKRMEIKTLFFADALITVSKPLAEKLSKLHKKKEIYAIPSGFDIKTFNSNSSKLTNEFTITYTGTFYKEKRTPLKLFLALRDLIDKKVINPYNVKVRFFGPKTEWIEEMIIENGLSDIVRQYGTVDIETSVQKQKESQVLLLLKWEDPKEKGICAGKIFEYFASKRPILTTGGSKDVISDLLEETKAGIDALDIEEIKEALKLHYFEYLKNGKVSYNGNLKKIEKYNELEMVKKFANILNKF
- the wecB gene encoding UDP-N-acetylglucosamine 2-epimerase (non-hydrolyzing) produces the protein SKFKLLLIAGARPNFIKIASLIEEIGKYNSIKLVLVHTGQHYDHEMSKIFFDELKIPLPDYNLKVGSKSNVLQTATMMRRLEPIILKEKPNLVVVIGDVNSTLSGALAAVKLHIPIAHIESGLRSFDKMMQEEINRRLTDHVSDILFVTEPSGIKNLLSEGILKKNIYYVGNTIIDTLIKQKKRIEKENFVKNLDLKEKEYCLLTFHRAEAIYNKKLLKEFIAIIEEVQKSIKVVWPVHPGTKKTIKNFFPSLKIEKMENLIVLPPVSYLKMLNLIMFASFVMTDSGGVQEESSFLNIPCLTLRKNTERPITEEVGTNTVVGIKKEKILYEIGNILKGNGKKKKKINYWDGKASKRIVKAILKKFGQL
- a CDS encoding glycosyltransferase family 2 protein, whose translation is MSQSFVSIIIPCRNEEKFISKCLDSFLKQNYPKDKMEILVIDGMSTDKTREIAREYSEKYPFIKLIDNKNKFTPFALNLGIKNSKGDIITIAGSHTKYDKDYILKCLKYLEEYKADNVGGILKTIPKKDTLIAKAIAFSLSSFFGAGNSAFRTGATKPKFVDTVFGGCYKKEVFNKIGLFNENLIRSQDMEFNMRLKRAGGKILLSPDIIAYYYPKDNLIDFFKHNFKDGFWAIYPLKFVKIPLKFRHYIPLIFILILSVSFIFHLLDFVFFTFLFQFTIVSYLLFSSFFSLKIAVREKDLKYFSIMILVFAIRHFGYGIGSLWGVFKLIKEGPFEKEKKAF